In the Purpureocillium takamizusanense chromosome 5, complete sequence genome, one interval contains:
- the SEY1 gene encoding Dynamin-like GTPase that mediates homotypic ER fusion (antiSMASH:Cluster_5.4~EggNog:ENOG503NUYX~BUSCO:EOG092610TN~COG:S~TransMembrane:1 (o764-785i)), producing MNGHFSAVGDKPGGASSYEHGVQVIDEDKEFNDNLNDYLRLSHVAEAGFNYHLISVFGSQSTGKSTLLNHLFATHFSVMSETERRQTTKGIWMSKNRRTDSHMADNILVMDVEGTDGRERGEDQDFERKSALFALATSEVLIVNIWEHQVGLYQGANMGLLKTVFEVNLQLFLKDKQSTPRSLLFFVIRDHIGNTPLSNLRTTLIQDLTKIWSTISKPQGLEKSTIEDYFDFAFAALPHKVLQEDRFKAEVQKLGTRFTAGHRSGKPDGHGDHELEGGVFLPEYHRRIPADGFSVYAEGIWDQIVNNKDLDLPTQQELLAQFRCDEIAREVLVGFDTTVAPLEEQQNEAVKLGKILVLGDLGTTGSVARQKCIKAFETQASRYHKGTYTRKRQELEAKIDTRLKTLYLGQLAAAHKAGVAAFSEAVTHKVKAGQKAGGGYEFAEIVANEKKKTLDIFKTEAMGLAMEGVPWTNFRSQYQLFEAELDEVSAKLRKEEMRRLATRVERWVKSRLGEAIGLEFNKLGSGRAGSGAPEEGEQPTEKDLWDRIWSVFTGIVGEAEGRFAERAKSFDASDDEAEVGMWRLRRKSWVGLREKIEEEVMEGNILLKLRENFEDKFRYDEAGVPRIWRPSDDIEGIYTKARESTLTLIPLLSRFRLSKTYGPPNLPGFVGPQPGGVEVGDEEDLAPIGGVDEEEGKSLEEEMTVLSESKRQDLVVRFKKTADGVYVEAKRSAIGGVAQVPWYFYGLLLALGWNEIFMVLRNPFLFILIIMIAGGTYVAYTLNLLGPMMQMSNAALNQGVDIAKQQLRDFIANSETARQALAVPANSNGTREDIGMDDLDSSGKRTTTRRAEEHDDEI from the exons ATGAACGGCCACTTCTctgccgtcggcgacaagcCCGGGGGCGCATCCAGCTACGAGCATGGCGTCCAGGTCAttgacgaggacaaggagtTCAA TGACAACCTCAACGACTATCTCCGCCTCagccacgtcgccgaggccggcttCAACTACCACCTCATATCCGTCTTCGGCTCCCAGTCGACGGGCAAGTCCACCCTGCTCAACCACCTCTTCGCCACTCACTTCTCCGTCATGTCCGAGACGGAGCGCCGCCAGACCACAAAGGGCATCTGGATGTCCAAGAACCGCCGCACCGACAGTCACATGGCCGACAACATCCTCGTCATGGACGTCGAGGGCAccgacggccgcgagcgcggcgaggaccagGACTTTGAGAGGAAGAgcgccctcttcgccctcgccaccagcgaggtcctcatcgtcaacaTTTGGGAGCACCAGGTCGGCCTGTACCAGGGCGCAAACATGGGCCTGCTCAAGACCGTCTTCGAGGTCAACCTGCAGCTCTTCCTCAAGGACAAGCA ATCCACGCCCCGgtccctcctcttcttcgtcatccGCGACCACATCGGCAACACCCCCCTGTCGAACCTTCGAACCACCCTCATCCAAGACTTGACCAAGATCTGGTCCACGATTTCAAAGCCTCAGGGGCTCGAAAAGTCCACGATAGAAGACTACTTTGACTTCGCCTTTGCTGCTCTCCCGCACAAGGTACTGCAGGAGGACCGGTTCAAGGCCGAGGTCCAGAAGCTAGGCACGAGGTTCACCGCGGGCCACCGGTCCGGCAAGCCCGACGGCCATGGTGACCACGAGCTCGAGGGGGGCGTTTTTCTGCCCGAATACCACCGCCGAATTCCTGCCGACGGCTTCTCCGTATATGCCGAGGGCATTTGGGACCAGATCGTCAACAACAAGGATCTCGACCTGCCGACTCAGCAGGAGCTTCTCGCGCAGTTCCGATGCGACGAGATTGCGCGCGAGGTCCTTGTCGGATTCGACACGACCGTCGCACCTCTCGAAGAGCAGCAgaacgaggccgtcaagcTCGGCAAGATCCTAGTATTGGGCGACCTCGGCACGACCGGCAGCGTGGCTCGCCAGAAGTGCATCAAGGCGTTTGAGACCCAGGCAAGCCGCTATCACAAGGGCACATATACGCGAAAAAGGCaagagctcgaggccaagatCGATACGAGACTCAAGACGTTGTATCTGggccagctggcggcggcgcacaaggcgggcgtcgcggctTTCAGCGAGGCCGTCACCcacaaggtcaaggccgggCAGAAGGCGGGGGGAGGCTACGAGTTCGCCGAGATTGTGGCaaacgagaagaagaagacgctcGACATCTTCAAGACGGAAGCCATGGGCCTCGCCATGGAGGGCGTGCCGTGGACCAACTTTAGGTCGCAGTACCAGCTcttcgaggccgagctcgacgaggtcagCGCAAAGCTGCGCAAGGAAGagatgcggcggctggccacGCGGGTCGAGCGGTGGGTCAAGTCGAGGTTGGGAGAGGCCATTGGGCTCGAGTTCAACAAGCTCGGGTCCGGCCGAGCTGGGTCCGGCGCGCCGGAAGAAGGCGAGCAGCCGACGGAGAAGGACCTCTGGGACCGCATCTGGAGCGTCTTCACTGGCATCGTCGGGGAGGCTGAGGGGCGGTTCGCAGAGCGAGCCAAGAGCTTCGACGCtagcgacgacgaagccgaggtgGGCATGTGGCGCCTGCGCCGCAAGAGCTGGGTCGGCCTGCGGGAAAAGATTGAAGAGGAGGTGATGGAGGGCAACATCCTCCTCAAGCTTCGGGAAAATTTCGAGGATAAGTTCCGCTacgacgaggctggcgtGCCACGGATATGGCGCCCGTCGGACGACATTGAGGGCATCTACACCAAGGCGCGCGAGTCAACACTCACTCTCATCCCGCTGCTCTCGAGGTTCCGACTGTCAAAGACATACGGCCCGCCGAACCTGCCGGGCTTTGTTGGAccccagcccggcggcgtcgaggtcggggacgaggaggatctGGCGCCCATCGGCGGTgtggacgaggaagaaggcaAGAGCCTCGAAGAGGAGATGACGGTGCTGAGTGAGAGCAAGCGGCAGGACCTGGTTGTGCGCTtcaagaagacggccgacggggtgtacgtcgaggccaagcgtagtgccattggcggcgtcgcgcaggtgCCGTGGTACTTTTACGGCCTTCtcctggcgctgggctggaACGAGATCTTTATGG TCTTGCGCAACCCCTTCCTCTTtatcctcatcatcatgatTGCAGGAGGAACGTATGTGGCTTACACGCTCAACCTCCTGGGCCCGATGATGCAAATGAGCAACGCGGCCCTGAACCAGGGCGTCGACAttgccaagcagcagctgcgcgactTCATCGCCAactcggagacggcgaggcaGGCTCTGGCTGTGCCGGCCAACAGCAACGGCACGCGCGAGGACATTGGCATGGACGACTtggacagcagcggcaagaggacaacgacgagacgggccgaGGAGCACGATGACGAGATTTGA
- a CDS encoding Ribonuclease H (antiSMASH:Cluster_5.4~EggNog:ENOG503NYTC~BUSCO:EOG09263OWL~COG:L), giving the protein MDEPMLVDVVDDDAAAAASAASPPSPSSSTYVPPSVHRKPLLSGASFTHFSPIPPSLLPPASSSSMSDNVNRDKDDDDDSDSNSRSTTTGPPCALGVDEAGRGPVLGPMVYGVFFLPLALSDPLLRSPAHRFDDSKVLTPAFRSDLMRALCTPGTDLHASCGWATASLSARDIAAGMLRPAAPYNLNAQAMDATVDLIKGVYARGVNVQHIYVDTVGQPAAYQAKLQRVFPTARITVAKKADSLYPCVSAASVCAKVTRDAALEELYRARGGDGNGEDGAASMAWGSGYPSDARCVGWMKNNMHPLFGWGPECRFSWGTAKDMLEAKGNNGIRVEWPLDDDDGETSRLTDFFTAGPADKEINELGAWYGAPAGLEAF; this is encoded by the coding sequence ATGGATGAGCccatgctcgtcgacgtcgtcgacgacgacgccgccgccgccgccagcgccgcctcgcctccgtccccctcctcgtcgacctaTGTGCCGCCGTCGGTCCACCGCAAGCCTCTCCTCTCGGGTGCCTCCTTTACGCACTTTTCGCCCAtcccgccctccctcctgccaccggcctcctcctcctccatgtccGACAACGTCAACCGCGAtaaagacgacgacgacgacagcgacagcaacagtagaagcaccaccaccggcccgccctgcgccctcggcgtcgacgaggccggccgcggccccgtcctcggcccCATGGTCTAcggcgtcttcttcctccccctcgccctctccgacCCGCTCCTGCGCTCCCCCGCCCACCGCTTCGACGACTCCAAGGTCCTCACCCCGGCCTTCCGCTCCGACCTGATGCGCGCCCTCTGCACGCCCGGCACCGACCTGCACGCCTCGTGCGGCtgggccacggcctcgctctccgcccgcgacatcgccgccggcatgctccgccccgccgccccctaCAACCTCAACGCCCAGGCCATGGACGCCACCGTCGACCTCATCAAGGGCGTCTacgcccgcggcgtcaaCGTCCAGCACATCTACGTCGACACCgtcggccagcccgccgcctaCCAGGCCAAGCTCCAGCGCGTCTTCCCCACCGCCCGCATCACCGTCGCCAAAAAGGCCGACAGCCTGTACCCCtgcgtcagcgccgcctccgtctgCGCAAAGGTCACCCGCGAcgctgccctcgaggagctctACAGGGCCAGAGGTGGCGACGGAaacggcgaagacggcgccgcctccatggcctgGGGCTCCGGGTACCCCTCGGACGCGCGCTGCGTCGGCTGGATGAAGAACAACATGCACCCGCTCTTCGGATGGGGTCCCGAGTGCCGCTTCAGTTGGGGCACCGCAAAGGACAtgctcgaggccaagggcaacAACGGCATCCGCGTCGAGTggcccctcgacgacgacgacggcgagacgaGTCGCCTGACCGACTTCTTCACTGCAGGCCCCGCAGACAAGGAGATCAATGAGCTGGGCGCGTGGTatggcgcgccggcgggcctCGAGGCATTCTAg
- the MIF2 gene encoding mitotic fidelity of chromosome transmission- protein (COG:S~antiSMASH:Cluster_5.4~EggNog:ENOG503NYKP): MAPRARRGDAVQQQAIHEFGKQGRKTGVFLPDDGARDEHGMQPLEAIFSSPRKTNGAHHDDDDQDDSGSEDMELASSGGPGPRTLLRNQRNTKLPLPKSKSPLKTNLKSPARRNPHMEQRLSSPTRRSLGGDRDTTVTRRLDFTGKPDKSSKLGGARPKVNGVASKRRLPSSSDDDDEDNDDESIIGGHTDLAVDDMVEQSLQMVDAMGGDDDNSELGDTQVNESAHQLPEADDDDEPPVRRPRGRPPGSSRPKPNAQQPPPTKKRRSLRGSTGGDDVGGTRQEEEDDDDDEPPRQAKRPRTKAPSASKAAPAPTKPQREPASKAKGAKTTNSNPNPNPKEVTQPAEKPKAKGRPSKKARALEPIGEDAGEASFMALQRGPPMPKSRGLVSVRRDPDAVSQTRSGRHSYRPVEYWRGEQVICEEEEQNDAFHRDEFVVPTIKEIVRVPHEAPPSRRAPRSKARANAKGKNSLAVVEDEELEEWELNPGTVTGEIVLWEPEHEEHPPADDEPVQVMDDRIAISADAIQTSDIKDATFRFAKTLTMPFMGAGVVDLPPGAEKRPKNSRKMHMVFFVHYGKVLVTINEAQFRISAGGTWFVPRGNYYSITNDYDNPSRIFFAQACEVRAPDPDASQLHNDTTGALGY, from the exons atggctccgcgcgcgaggcgcggtGACGCCGTTCAACAACAGGCCATCCACGAGTTTGGAAAACAAGGCCG GAAAACGGGCGTCTTTCTCCCCGACGATGGAgcgcgcgacgagcacggcaTGCAGCCTCTGGAAGCCATCTTTTCGTCGCCGCGCAAAACGAACGGCGCACaccatgacgatgacgaccaaGATGATTCTGGCAGCGAGGACATGGAACTAGCATCCA GTGGTGGCCCCGGCCCGCGAACCCTGCTACGGAACCAGCGCAACACCAAGCTCCCCCTTCCCAAGAGCAAATCGCCCCTCAAGACGAACCTGAAGTCCCCTGCGCGTAGGAACCCGCATATGGAGCAGCGTCTTTCTTCTCCCACCCGCCGCTCCCTTGGCGGCGACCGCGACACCACCGTGACCCGCCGGCTCGACTTTACCGGTAAGCCCGATAAGTCGTCCAAGCTCGGCGGTGCCAGGCCAAAGGTCAACGGCGTGGCCAGCAAGAGGCGGCTGCCCTCCTCTagcgatgacgatgacgaagacaacgacgacgaatcGATCATCGGAGGCCACAccgacctggccgtcgacgacatggtggAGCAGTCGCTGCAAATGGTCGACGCtatgggcggcgacgatgacaacaGCGAGCTTGGTGACACGCAAGTCAACGAATCCGCGCACCAACTACCCGAggcggacgatgacgacgagccccCGGTGAGGAGACCCAGGGGAAGACCGCCAGGCTCTAGTCGCCCGAAGCCGAATGCTCAACAGCCGCCACCAACTAAGAAAAGGAGGTCGCTCAGGGGCtcgaccggcggcgacgacgtgggcggcaCGCGacaggaggaagaagacgacgacgacgatgagccaCCGCGGCAGGCCAAACGCCCGCGGACAAAGGCTCCGTCCGCTTCCAAGGCAGCGCCCGCACCGACGAAGCCGCAACGAGAACCGGCCAGCAAGGCCAAAGGGGCCAAGACGACCAATTccaaccccaaccccaaccccaagGAAGTTACGCAACCGGCGGAGAAGCCAAAGGCAAAGGGCCGGCCGTCCAAGAAGGCCAGGGCGCTGGAACCGATCGGAGAGGACGCAGGGGAAGCTTCCTTCATGGCCTTGCAGCGCGGGCCCCCTATGCCCAAGTcgcgcggcctcgtctcggTGCGCCGCGACCCCGACGCCGTGAGCCAGACACGGTCCGGCCGCCACTCGTACCGGCCCGTCGAATACtggcgcggcgagcaggtGATCTGCGAAGAGGAAGAGCAAAACGACGCCTTCCACCGCGATGAATTCGTTGTGCCAACCATCAAGGAAATCGTCCGCGTCCCACACGAAGCGCCGCCCtcacgccgcgcgccgcgcagcaagGCCCGCGCTAAtgccaagggcaagaacaGCCTGGCcgtggtcgaggacgaggaactTGAGGAGTGGGAGCTCAATCCGGGCACCGTGACGGGCGAGATCGTCCTGTGGGAGCCCGAGCACGAGGAGCACCcgcctgccgacgacgagcccgtccaGGTCATGGAcgaccgcatcgccatctCGGCCGACGCCATCCAGACCTCGGACATCAAGGACGCCACCTTCCGCTTCGCAAAGACGCTCACCATGCCCTTTATgggcgctggcgtcgtcgatcTACCCCCCGGGGCCGAGAAGCGGCCCAAGAACTCGCGCAAGATGCACATGGTCTTTTTCGTCCACTACGGCAAGGTCCTCGTCACCATCAACGAGGCCCAGTTTCgcatctcggccggcggcacctgGTTCGTCCCCAGAG GAAACTACTACAGCATCACAAACGACTACGACAACCCCAGCCGCATCTTCTTCGCCCAGGCTTGCGAGGTCCGCGCCCCCGACCCAGACGCCTCGCAGCTGCACAACGACACGACGGGCGCCCTGGGCTACTGA
- the YME2 gene encoding mitochondrial escape protein 2 (BUSCO:EOG092613R2~antiSMASH:Cluster_5.4~COG:A~TransMembrane:1 (o323-340i)~EggNog:ENOG503NUES): MIPTGGLASLALRRGATPPSAVFRRLGILATTTSPRLRVHHGFKVGGTAGRAWESTTTKTAETTTEEKETGHFSVKHNESLLFFDNLFPIKLSSLARLPAFFRMPAEPDRDLAGLLRRFENSSLGIMDPIRLVKSAIPADMSLKVTEIMPRLKDGGAFVKVQYDPSISPSEIEGTLLRKLTERPLKPWFSPFRGIQARLVRGTPWLEDLYRFPSSLVRVEFVPQEPGQTPAELSEEILYSLFRRYGKIADIFPQAWDSKETPRHAIIGFPRIRDAIMARNCLHGFVVTDGMGGGKDGTVLRLSYVKRVKAHSIWNWLTNHPRIVIPIVAALIAGISVMVFDPIRKFFVKLHVQQSLRFTESRLYKWFKSQTGSFSFGGKNKERMEGLSTVWNHRRDVIEQLQGWLDGSSDTFIVVTGPRGSGKVEMVMDQALPGRKNVLMIDCRPIVDASGEAGTLRRLASAVGYRPIFSWANSLSSMVDLAVQSTTGVKAGFSETLESQVNSILHTTATALKEVALSGRSKKDKDAALSEDAFLEAHPERRPVIVIDNFLHKNDDKSFVYDKIAEWAATIVQNNVAHVVFLTSDSAYSKPLSKAMPDRVFRTISLGDLDHSVAKNFVLSRLEEEQRLEGEASETKEGQQKTLRAQHNLNGLDECIETLGGRLTDLEFLSRRIKAGQSPRQAMDEIVGESATDIVKMYLLPKAGEEKKYSMQQAWHVVKALAEAPSLRYNQVLMSPAFASSTTPSAADGEAALEALASSELISLKSHQGRPQLVRAGKPLHQAAFAVLVRDRVLKAKMDLAALTELSKVEAKSISSVEQELTLLGALPRQTNETAGRVTYLLGKLDASQRKIAELDREMAALKKVLNEEF; this comes from the exons ATGATACCAACAGGGGGCCTtgcgtcgctggcgctcCGGCGAGGCGCAACTCCGCCCAGCGCAGTGTTCCGACGTCTGGGCATCCTCGCGACCACGACCAGCCCCCGGCTCCGTGTGCACCATGGCTTCAAGGTCGGCGGCACCGCGGGTCGCGCGTGGGAGAGCACCACGACGAAGACCGCTGAGACAACGACAGAGGAAAAAGAGACGGGCCACTTCTCGGTGAAACATAATGAGTCGCTTCTCTTCTTCGACA ACCTCTTCCCAATCAAGCtgagctccttggccaggttgCCCGCTTTTTTTAGGATGCCCGCTGAGCCTGACCGCGACCTAGCAGGCCTTCTCCGGCGGTTTGAGAACTCGTCCCTGGGCATCATGGACCCCATCCGGCTCGTCAAGTCGGCCATACCCGCCGACATGTCACTCAAAGTCACGGAAATCATGCCCAggctcaaggacggcggTGCATTCGTCAAGGTGCAGTACGATCCCAGCATCAGCCCGTCCGAGATTGAAG GTACTCTCTTGCGGAAACTCACTGAGCGCCCGCTTAAACCGTGGTTCAGCCCCTTTCGTGGAATTCAGGCTCGTCTAGTGAGGGGCACTCCGTGGCTCGAAGACCTCTATAGGTTTCCGTCATCACTGGTCAGAGTCGAATTTGTTCCCCAGGAACCGGGCCAAACCCCGGCAGAGCTCTCTGAAGAAATCCTGTATAGCCTCTTCCGTCGGTACGGCAAGATTGCCGACATTTTCCCTCAGGCCTGGGACTCCAAGGAGACGCCGAGGCATGCGATCATTGGCTTCCCAAGGATAAGagacgccatcatggcgcgcAACTGTCTCCACGGCTTCGTCGTGACGGACGGCATGGGAGGAGGCAAAGATGGCACGGTCCTGCGCCTCTCGTACGTGAAACGCGTCAAAGCGCACAGCATCTGGAATTGGCTCACCAATCATCCACGAATCGTCATCCccatcgtcgcggccctcaTTGCGGGCATCTCAGTCATGGTCTTTGACCCCATCCGCAAGTTTTTCGTCAAGCTTCATGTTCAACAATCCCTCCGCTTCACCGAATCCCGCCTCTACAAGTGGTTCAAGTCTCAAACAGGGAGTTTCAGCTTCGGCGGCAAGAACAAGGAACGCATGGAAGGGTTGAGTACCGTTTGGAACCATCGACGTGATGTCATTGAGCAGCTGCAAGGATGGCTCGATGGAAGCTCAGATaccttcatcgtcgtcactgGCCCAAGGGGCTCCGGCAAGGTGGAGATGGTCATGGACCAAGCGCTTCCTGGACGCAAGAACGTGCTCATGATTGATTGCCGGCCTATTGTGGATGccagcggcgaggccgggacGCTGAGGCGATTAGCCAGTGCCGTGGGATATCGACCGATCTTCTCGTGGGCCAACAGCTTGAGCAGCATGGTGGATCTTGCTGTGCAAAGCACAACGGGCGTCAAGGCAGGATTCTCCGAGACGCTGGAATCACAGGTCAACAGCATCCTTCATACGACTGCAACGGCACTCAAGGAGGTGGCGCTCTCTGGGCGGTcgaagaaggacaaggatgCCGCGCTCTCCGAAGACGCGTTCCTTGAGGCTCATCCGGAGCGACGAcctgtcatcgtcatcgacaaTTTTCTACATAAGAACGATGACAAATCTTTTGTGTACGACAAGATTGCGGAGTGGGCAGCCACGATTGTGCAAAACAACGTCGCGCACGTTGTGTTCCTGACTAGCGACTCGGCGTACTCGAAGCCACTGTCCAAGGCCATGCCGGACAGGGTCTTCCGCACGATCTCTCTTGGCGACCTCGATCACAGCGTGGCCAAGAACTTTGTTCTTAGCCGCCTGGAAGAGGAACAGCGACTGGAGGGCGAAGCCAGCGAGACCAAGGAAGGCCAACAAAAGACGCTCCGGGCCCAACACAACCTTAATGGACTGGACGAGTGCATCGAGACACTTGGGGGTCGCCTGACAGATCTCGAGTTCCTCTCGCGACGCATCAAGGCCGGACAGAGCCCGCGACAAGCCATGGATGAAATTGTGGGCGAAAGTGCCACGGACATTGTCAAAATGTACCTCCTGCCCAAGGCGGGCGAAGAGAAGAAGTACTCCATGCAGCAGGCTTGGCATGTCGTCAAGGCTCTCGCCGAAGCCCCATCGTTGAGATACAACCAGGTTCTCATGTCACCGGCCTTTGCATCTTCCACGACCCCTtcggccgccgatggcgaggccgcgctcgaggccctAGCCAGCTCGGAGCTCATCTCGCTGAAGTCTCACCAAGGCCGGCCCCAGCTCGTCCGCGCGGGCAAGCCCCTCCACCAAGCCGCATTTGCCGTGCTTGTGCGCGACCGCGtgctcaaggccaagatggACCTTGCCGCCTTGACGGAGCTGTCCAAGGTGGAGGCAAAGAGCATAAGCTcggtcgagcaggagctcaCATTGCTGGGAGCGCTTCCGCGTCAGACCAACGAGACGGCGGGCCGGGTCACGTACCTgctcggcaagctcgacgcGTCGCAGAGGAAGATTGCGGAGCTGGATCGGGAGATGGCGGCTCTGAAGAAGGTGCTCAACGAGGAGTTTTAG
- a CDS encoding uncharacterized protein (COG:S~antiSMASH:Cluster_5.4~EggNog:ENOG503P50Q~BUSCO:EOG092656IY): protein MGWLWASPSAPKPTESPQDARAEPNPPTTAQTAAPNEPVDPEIQKFYDLFKNDESSSPSDSNPSEPANDQKKSTLASWLTLKASPKSSQAPPEAPIGDPLAEALLPTDMSCRQAFDLAWSCNSLGGQFNAVYRYGEMRSCSDQWDDFWFCMRTKSYTGELKEKMIRAHYREKEWRKYGSGKPSSEDIWESRKEKVPLGTAFTERVDPPTIGDDEWRTAEEARRRAARTELGHDKAS, encoded by the coding sequence ATGGGCTGGCTCTGGGCATCACCCTCGGCGCCCAAGCCAACCGAGTCACCACAAGACGCACGCGCCGAACCAAACCCCCCCACAACCGCCCAGACGGCCGCCCCCAACGAACCCGTCGACCCCGAGATCCAAAAGTTCTACGACCTCTTCAAGAACGACGAgtcatcatcaccctccGACTCAAACCCTTCCGAACCCGCCAACGACCAGAAAAAGTCCACGTTAGCCTCATGGCTCACCCTAAAAGCGTCCCCCAAGTCctcgcaggcgccgcccgaggcccCCATCGGCGACCCGCTCGCGgaagccctcctccccaccgACATGTCCTGCCGCCAAGCCTTCGACCTCGCCTGGTCCTGCAACTCCCTGGGCGGCCAGTTCAACGCCGTGTACCGCTATGGCGAGATGCGCTCCTGCTCTGATCAGTGGGACGACTTCTGGTTCTGCATGCGCACCAAGTCGTACACtggcgagctcaaggagaagATGATCCGCGCCCACTACCGCGAGAAGGAATGGCGCAAGTACGGCTCCGGGAAGCCCAGCTCAGAGGATATCTGGGAGAGCCGGAAAGAAAAGGTGCCGCTGGGCACCGCCTTCACTGAGAGGGTTGACCCCCCGACGAtcggcgatgacgagtgGCGGACTGCCGAGGAAgccaggaggagggcggcccgAACAGAACTTGGGCACGACAAGGCTTCATGA